In Acidiferrobacterales bacterium, the genomic window TTCCCGAAGGATTTCAGCGTTCCGAATTCCATCTCAGTCACGGTGCGCTTGATATGGTAGTGGATCGCCGCGAGCTTCGCAGTGAAGTTCACGGAGTTCTGCAAACCCTGACAACAGGTCTTGCAAACGGGTTGTAACATGCAACAGACAGAATATCCGGACGGTCGCGAAAACACCGTCGTAAATCTGCCGTTGAAGTCCAACGCTGAACTGGACGCGTGGATACAGCATATTCAGCTGCTGCACTACCGAACGATGGATTTAACCTTGGACAGGGTAGGGACGGTGATTGATCGAATCACATCGGGTTCGATTGGATTCAAGGTGATCAGTGTTGCAGGTACCAACGGGAAGGGTTCGGTTGCGACGATGCTCGAATCGATCTTTCGACACGCAGGCTATCGGACGGGGCTTTACACATCGCCCCATCTGGTGCATTTCAGCGAACGGTTTGTCGTTGACGGTCGCGTCATCTCGAATACCGCGTTGCTGGAGGAATTCAGACGCGTGGAAGAAAAACGCGGGAGTGTTCCTCTGACGTTTTTCGAGTACGGCACTGCGATTGCGATCGATTACTTCATGAGAGAATCGGTTGATGTCGCTATCTTGGAGGTCGGGCTGGGAGGTCGCAAGGATGCGGTGAATACGCTTGAGGCCGATATAGCATGTATCACATCCATTGGTATCGATCACGAGAAGTGGTTGGGCAACACCCGCGAGCAAATTGGATATGAGAAGGCTGGCATCTTGCGCAGCGATCAGTTGGCAGTCTGCACTGACACGGACCTGCCCGAATCCATACGCAAGGTCGCGGCTGACCTGTCGCTCGACTTATTGCTGAACGGTGAGGATTTTGATGTTGACCCGGATACCGCGACATGGAACTTGCGATTTGCTGCAAATCGCCGCGAGTCCGATATCTTCGATTTGCCCTATCCGTATATAGCCGGTCGATGTCAGCGCGATAACGCGGCTGGCGCAGCCACTGTGGCGGTCATGGCGCGTAAGTTTTTCGATATTCCGGATGAGTCAATCCGTCTGGGTCTTCAAAATGCGAGACTCGAAGGTCGCTTGCAGGTTGTCCAGCACAATCCGCAGGTCCTTTTGGATGTCGCGCACAACATTGAATCTGTCAATGAGTTGAAAAGATACCTGAGCAGCAATCCGGTCGCGGGACGCGAGATCGCCCTGATGTCGGTGCTGTCAGAAAAGCCGATAGAGGTCATGGCTGACTGCATCAGGTCGTCAATTGATGAATGGCACCTTTGTGGAATTCACGACGAACGCGGAATTACAGCAAGAAAACTGTTTCGCAGGGTACACCCTGTATTGGGTGACGATGTCGCTATTCATCTGCACTTTGATGTCAGTCAGGCTTTTGCAGCAGCAATCGCATCGGCGGGCCGCGCTGACAGGGTCTTGGTGTTTGGATCTTTTCTTACGGTCGGTGAGATAATTGACAGGTATCGAGGAAATTCTGAGTTATGAACGCAGAAGTGGTATCAGAGACAGCGGTCCGTACAAAGCGGACAAGAAACATCGTCACTGGGTTTGTGATCTGGATTGGCGCCGTGGTCGCTGTTGTATTCGTTGTGCTGAATCCTACGCAGTCCGTGGAGATGAGACCGGGCGTCGATAATTCTGTCCAGCCGGCGGTGACTGTTGCATCTGAACATTCAACTGGCTCCGATGAGGCCGACGATGCCAAACCCGAAGTTTCATCAATCGTATTCAAGGGCAGTACGGTGGCAGCGCCGGAACCTGTTGCAACCGTCGAGTCTGCTCAGACTGCCGATGTGCCGTCCGAGTCGGAGACCGAGACGATCCCCGATTCCGTTGCTGTCACCGAAACCAATGTTCAGTCTGAGACTGAGGTTGAGACAGCCACTGTTGCTGATGGCGAGAACCGGACTGAGGCTGAGGGCACATCTGGCACACAGGCTACCGAAGTCGTCCAGTCTTCTGAGCCCGCCGAGCCTGTCCAATCTACCGAAGTNNNNNNNNNNNNNNNNNNNNNNNNNNNNNNNNNNNNNNNNNNNNNNNNNNNNNNNNNNNNNNNNNNNNNNNNNNNNNNNNNNNNNNNNNNNNNNNNNNNNCTACCGAAGTCGTCCAGTCTTCTGAGCCCGCCGAGCCTGTCCAATCTACCGAAGTCGTCCAGTCTTCTGAGCCCGCCGAGCCTGTCCAATCTACCGAAGTAGCCCAGCCTGCCGAACTCGCATTGTTCGTTCAGGTTGCCGCTTTCTCAAAAGTTGACAACGCACAGCGTAAACGAAATGAGATTTCAAAAGCTCTGTTTCCGGCGCGCGTTCTCACGGACCGTAACGGGTTGAATCTCGTCCTTGTCGGCCCTTACCTGACTGAGTCAGAAGCAAAGAAAGCTCAGTCTGACCTTAATTCAACGTTGCAGATTGCGGAAAGTTTCCTTAAGTTTGTCGAAGTCGAGCCGGCCCGGGTGGTGACCAGCGAGCCCACTTCCGATGCGATCGCGCAAAAATCGGCAGACGCGGCAGCATCGTCTGACGAAAAACCCGCGATGTCGGACGGTTGGTATGTGCGAGTCGGTTCATATAAGAATCTGGGCAATGCGAAAACAAGCAGTTTGCGGGTGCAAAAATTGCAGTTGCCGACTGCCATCACCAAGGAACATGACTTCAACGTGCTCATGGCAGGCCCGTTTCAGGATAAACAGACCGCCGAGAACGCGAAGGATACAGTATCGAAGGCATTGGACGTGAAGGACGCGTATCTTGTCAGGGTCGGGTCGTAGTATCGGCGTGCATCCAAGGTCGCTCTTGTGAATTCTTTACAATTCAGTTTCGTAATGTTAGATACTTGTTGCCAGAAATTGCAGCAGATTGCAGCAGATACCCAGCGCCGCGTTCCATGGCGAAAAACGTTGAAACCGCAAAATTAGTACGGTAACTACTATTGTCTTCATTAATTATCGACATCGGATTGGTTGTCGTAGTATTGCTGTCGTTCTTGATCGGAGCATTCCGTGGTTTCTTACGATCATTTCTATCGGTGGTGTCGTGGGTAGTGGCGGCTTGGGTGACATGGAAATTCGGCGCGTGGGCGGTTCTGCTGCTGGAAGGTTGGAATGTGACACCGATCGTGCAGGTAATTGTTGCACGTCTCGGCGTATTCTTCGTTGTTTTGTTCGTGATGTCGGTCATCGGTCACCTCGTGGCCGCATCGGTCAGCTCTGACGGAATTGCAAGTGTGGACAGGACACTGGGTGCGGCATTCGGCATAGTCCGGGGTCTTGTCATTGTTGTGCTCCTGGCTGTTGCATTCGCCTATCTCTTGGGGACGGATCAGCCGCTGTGGGAGGATTCGATTCTGTTGCCAGCCATTGAACCATTTGCGAAAATCGTTCAACAGCTCATCTCTGACGTCAGTGAGGTATGATGTTCTAGAGTGACAGGCGTTTTGAATCCATGTCCCTGATTAATTTTCAACTATTGCAGATGACGGAGATATAGCATGTGTGGAGTGGTTGCAATGCTCACTGGAGGAGACGCTGGGCATGAAATATACGAGGCACTGACAATACTTCAACATCGGGGGCAGGACGCTGCCGGTATTGTAACCAGTGACGGACAGCGAGTGTATTCCAGAACCGGCCGAGGCCTGGTCAGGGATGTGTTTTCGACCGAGTCCCTCAATGATCTGAAAGGATCTGCCGGAATCGGGCATGTTCGCTACCCGACTGCCGGTGCAAATACCGAGGCAGAATGCCAGCCATTCTATGTCAACTCACCGTTTGGGATCGCGCTTGCCCATAATGGCAACCTCATCAACGCGATCGAATTGGGTGAGCAGGTGTTCAAAGGCGACCGTCGGCAGATCAACACCAGTTCCGATTCCGAAATCATGCTCAACGTACTGGC contains:
- a CDS encoding CvpA family protein codes for the protein MSSLIIDIGLVVVVLLSFLIGAFRGFLRSFLSVVSWVVAAWVTWKFGAWAVLLLEGWNVTPIVQVIVARLGVFFVVLFVMSVIGHLVAASVSSDGIASVDRTLGAAFGIVRGLVIVVLLAVAFAYLLGTDQPLWEDSILLPAIEPFAKIVQQLISDVSEV
- a CDS encoding SPOR domain-containing protein, which translates into the protein TEVVQSSEPAEPVQSTEVVQSSEPAEPVQSTEVAQPAELALFVQVAAFSKVDNAQRKRNEISKALFPARVLTDRNGLNLVLVGPYLTESEAKKAQSDLNSTLQIAESFLKFVEVEPARVVTSEPTSDAIAQKSADAAASSDEKPAMSDGWYVRVGSYKNLGNAKTSSLRVQKLQLPTAITKEHDFNVLMAGPFQDKQTAENAKDTVSKALDVKDAYLVRVGS
- a CDS encoding bifunctional folylpolyglutamate synthase/dihydrofolate synthase, whose product is MQQTEYPDGRENTVVNLPLKSNAELDAWIQHIQLLHYRTMDLTLDRVGTVIDRITSGSIGFKVISVAGTNGKGSVATMLESIFRHAGYRTGLYTSPHLVHFSERFVVDGRVISNTALLEEFRRVEEKRGSVPLTFFEYGTAIAIDYFMRESVDVAILEVGLGGRKDAVNTLEADIACITSIGIDHEKWLGNTREQIGYEKAGILRSDQLAVCTDTDLPESIRKVAADLSLDLLLNGEDFDVDPDTATWNLRFAANRRESDIFDLPYPYIAGRCQRDNAAGAATVAVMARKFFDIPDESIRLGLQNARLEGRLQVVQHNPQVLLDVAHNIESVNELKRYLSSNPVAGREIALMSVLSEKPIEVMADCIRSSIDEWHLCGIHDERGITARKLFRRVHPVLGDDVAIHLHFDVSQAFAAAIASAGRADRVLVFGSFLTVGEIIDRYRGNSEL